A section of the bacterium genome encodes:
- a CDS encoding iron-containing alcohol dehydrogenase: MKIPFDKKFRCSFCKNFHNVGIENVKYGKLKDIENFIKKEVKSVNKIMIICDYNTWKVAGREINERIKKYNLIPVILKPKKEKRITAKYEYVEEIEKNINGVDLILTVGTGSITDLGKLTGNRYKIPVLSFPTAPSMNGYTSPVSAYIKDGVKITVPVSPCKYVYIDLDIISNAPEELIKAGYADSLAKCFANADWKISSIITGEKFCPLPLKIVSEAEKKYINKGRLLLKRDKKVIKNLMEGLNLGGISMIIAGSSSPASGGEHLISHFLDMYACMKNIEPFAYHGLQVGTGVFISSLIYENLKKLSETEIENMINKNRIDYEKKLKELTFIFPKSRVVLEEIFNKKIKVLNKLREKLSEKWEEIKKKAFSIVYYPDEIKKFLESADCPVHLKEICENKNLIYNSIVLSRFIRERITILDVADEIGILEEITRNYIKNE; the protein is encoded by the coding sequence ATGAAAATACCTTTTGATAAAAAATTCAGATGTTCTTTCTGCAAGAATTTTCATAATGTAGGAATTGAAAATGTAAAATACGGAAAATTAAAAGATATTGAGAATTTTATTAAAAAAGAGGTGAAAAGTGTAAATAAAATTATGATTATTTGTGATTATAATACATGGAAGGTTGCTGGTAGAGAAATAAATGAAAGAATAAAGAAATACAATTTAATACCTGTAATTCTAAAACCTAAAAAAGAAAAAAGAATAACTGCAAAATATGAATATGTGGAAGAAATTGAAAAAAATATTAATGGAGTTGATTTAATCTTAACGGTTGGAACAGGAAGTATTACAGATTTGGGGAAACTGACTGGAAATAGGTATAAAATACCTGTTCTCTCTTTTCCAACTGCACCTTCAATGAATGGATATACTTCTCCTGTTTCTGCATATATAAAAGATGGAGTAAAAATAACAGTTCCAGTTTCTCCTTGTAAATATGTTTATATTGATTTAGATATAATCTCAAATGCACCAGAAGAACTTATAAAAGCAGGATATGCTGATTCACTTGCAAAATGTTTTGCAAATGCTGACTGGAAAATATCTTCAATAATAACAGGTGAAAAATTCTGTCCATTGCCATTAAAAATTGTAAGTGAAGCAGAAAAAAAGTATATAAATAAGGGAAGGTTATTATTAAAAAGAGATAAAAAAGTTATAAAAAATCTGATGGAAGGATTAAATCTTGGTGGTATTTCAATGATTATTGCGGGCAGTTCCTCTCCTGCATCTGGTGGAGAACATCTAATCTCTCATTTTCTTGATATGTATGCCTGTATGAAAAATATTGAACCATTTGCCTATCATGGATTACAGGTTGGTACAGGTGTTTTTATAAGTTCTCTGATATATGAAAATTTGAAGAAATTAAGTGAAACCGAAATTGAAAATATGATAAATAAAAATAGGATTGATTATGAAAAAAAATTAAAAGAATTGACTTTTATATTTCCAAAAAGCAGAGTAGTTTTAGAAGAAATATTCAATAAAAAAATAAAAGTCCTGAATAAATTGAGAGAAAAATTATCAGAAAAATGGGAAGAAATTAAAAAAAAGGCATTTTCAATTGTCTATTACCCAGATGAAATAAAAAAATTCCTTGAAAGTGCTGACTGTCCTGTTCATTTGAAAGAAATATGTGAAAATAAAAACTTAATTTATAATTCTATTGTTCTTTCAAGATTTATAAGGGAAAGAATTACAATTCTTGATGTTGCAGATGAAATTGGAATTTTAGAAGAAATAACCAGAAATTATATAAAAAATGAATGA
- the thiL gene encoding thiamine-phosphate kinase, whose translation MNEKEIIEFLKKNFKSKEAVLGIGDDCAVFEYSKDYYLILTTDCLVEDVHFEKEKFNFYQIGKKAMAVNLSDICSMGGLPKFALISLGLPEAEFRIIKGLTEGVKEMSKKYKFEVIGGNLTKAEKIFIDVFMIGIVEKKYLKTRKGARPGNFIYVTGCLGASQIKKQFNLNPPVFEIRKLVKKYKISGMIDISDGLSSDLIKLVESSKVGFKLYLEKIPVSEDAKNISKNEIESIKHALNDGEDYEVLFTAEKEEKIPEKIDKVKITKIGEILKEKKYIGVYKGKIFEMKDEGFSHF comes from the coding sequence ATGAATGAAAAAGAAATAATTGAGTTTCTGAAAAAAAATTTTAAAAGTAAAGAGGCGGTTTTAGGGATTGGAGATGATTGTGCAGTTTTTGAATATTCAAAAGATTATTATTTGATTTTAACAACTGACTGTCTTGTTGAGGATGTACATTTTGAAAAAGAAAAATTTAATTTCTATCAGATTGGGAAAAAAGCAATGGCAGTAAATTTAAGCGATATATGTTCTATGGGTGGACTTCCAAAATTTGCTTTAATTTCTCTGGGTTTACCAGAAGCAGAATTTAGGATAATCAAAGGACTGACAGAAGGAGTTAAAGAAATGAGTAAGAAATATAAATTTGAAGTGATCGGAGGAAATCTTACAAAAGCAGAGAAAATTTTTATAGATGTTTTTATGATTGGTATTGTTGAGAAGAAATATTTAAAAACAAGAAAAGGAGCCAGACCCGGAAATTTTATATATGTAACAGGTTGCCTTGGTGCTTCCCAAATAAAAAAACAGTTTAATCTGAATCCCCCTGTTTTTGAAATAAGAAAATTGGTTAAAAAATATAAAATTTCAGGTATGATTGATATTTCAGATGGTCTTTCTTCTGATTTAATCAAACTTGTAGAAAGCAGTAAAGTTGGATTTAAATTATATCTTGAAAAAATACCTGTATCAGAAGATGCAAAAAATATAAGTAAAAATGAGATTGAAAGTATAAAACATGCTTTAAATGATGGTGAGGACTATGAGGTTTTATTTACTGCTGAAAAAGAAGAGAAAATACCAGAAAAAATTGATAAAGTAAAAATTACAAAAATTGGAGAGATATTAAAGGAAAAAAAATATATAGGAGTTTATAAAGGTAAAATATTTGAAATGAAAGATGAAGGTTTTTCCCATTTTTAA